From Toxorhynchites rutilus septentrionalis strain SRP chromosome 2, ASM2978413v1, whole genome shotgun sequence, a single genomic window includes:
- the LOC129767379 gene encoding uncharacterized protein LOC129767379, with protein MAEAEDKSSSYEKVWDRVKVYIPFLQELITEYKNDTQQNRQQQLQKITTMYDLLTNQRLNHGSLLKCETVLIKLYETNSSKKKISGKPIPETTPRSPEEITTPRSPAEITSPRSPAEVTSTRSPAEFTTPRSLVAVVESDTPASPCALDDPVEPSSVEETPQSLSENTIEPNSSTNNGSTNSCGVTKKSALSENTIEPNSSKNNESSYGVMNKPPLSLEEVTRLISDKPQTNVIRSDDEKKLSKSMNDALKILAKDFQKSASEQARTSRYNDSQNSAPYSRTPHSPPYSGGGPAPMDSSRPSTYMRSVWESENVSHGDFPHSVNNSFRNVTVQNYRQPETTFRPKSPPLYRRRDDLPIPDRRREDFPTEDRRLTNDRMDISPLYSPPSEGLSPSNSSKIKDPRLRRAVNTPFGVHSPVEQFGYDQIQPHFPTVKNNDPRLNRSSYNSAPPIPAPNQLPKCIAPNPDLPLDHGKKEPPKRRPSICVKQVIIEELPLEPVLPSASFPNRRPSVCADSVPFHGMNFMPPINSHQPISPLLPPPNVIPPLLPPSNAIPSFLSLPSAIPPMFPPPNAIPIISPHSIEAPSVAERDPRRKHLPPGAEYIKNPHTKYNRSMAGPSKAPLTYLEYRRQKEMREKQAMIGRQQMNDTENFGERVGNKTDEEIDVTIGMVPNKSRVAAKAYAKPVKGSTWKERSPYHPKDAKQSSMKPHGKHHKNYSTNKYDKKQNSSSEREKSTSKAKDSFGEQLSQFDKMYRSGDFSKKPVSGGMGVFKIPKIKRIETSVSKEISSEWTDESEKSVSEQANEKAQCKSLEPLNSNDDDMWDVEDSNKISVPTESEKKVVPSEAPAKKAPQSLKSLDDDDLWDTESNLENNQTHSSGNEIDPPVEEKDEFVVPKLPVSRKTLRRRNSVVSNERNDEPTSVPASMTAISRRMTRRNSIAISGEQAENNGINESLGKKPINSDNEETSYEADEDAIVPRRKKRKAIIDDDDGDDPEPTPSSSANHLSLVAQESGDDVVSSTTNEAKTCRPSKKRTRKGKTSTNLASESDDQVENDGASVETISTAAEVSDSTAASTVQVADESKSTGEAEESVKIETEEDVSKDSNNKAQLLAILSQICGEKKMKKIQEIIESSGDKALTNEDTTDKDSSAEHVASSSEGSTSTSITSSNESSKKEKANVKRKTKSELDKLNADIAEMYIRDGVLNATGRRSCTKKYEPVFEPNMNSTPKAAGRTKRGRKPGVKKIVKTKLPEVPLELKNLKVVVVKMDLEKIETDHGRQNILTEIKMVADNEESPKSRQLKRSSLDTAALPSKKKKIDMSGKQTTTCASKVYTPKPVAKNTNRELHSKSDKSKDCALCSYTGTYPSIVQHYVRNHPLHEVYVSRISNAMANKIRKEPMTVTGFMHDQNITFQCIFCQEQFSKKKYNWKLHLASHTGEYRYKCSNCTIKSLTPCTNSHDSECVGPAMEVANELLFEENHIFGYMCRVCNYVQLSKANMENHLREEHERQNTTRGNLRFSILNYETREESDLVASQETIDSDVSMPELSPQVPQSTSDMSAFIPSANDEIESLKVLNDRNFASPTKPSIIDKLKKNFDELMQKNTAETQLTVEKTKRSAPSNDNIPMPVPLALKEEKIDIFEGKKVVSNIGYNQIGGETWYLCLVGVCKHATRERSEMYCHVGEYHSDAVWDGYCYLCTANVTDDESNYLAKEVKHMAVVHIKDHTAFEEMIAVPSQDTASTSLEDRPLLKLRKLPGDKLSAETVIDGDVGDPINLKVWLDAATRKCQPHCLNMLELKSLFCFYKCMGVSCCFTTTLENLMRKHLDNHDLVGDMTGTGPTKSWLECAYCEIIAESTAELIAHLKSVHSDSAHQCAYCFYRSREAYNVLLHQNIHHKKLKQQILVIESEKKPLTSADHEILDRRRVENILPLICTACNAEFYVLDAFMSHLKDDHTDLNMITCQCCKENVPKLKVPRHLLVHKIGIYECMFCQYGSNTMEAIQFHVCNRHPTEPMYCCVRYNKTPGKIKEASLKSLYEGIIDNNVYVYCPFKNEELNYKSPDTKSNFEINFAVKPVVIPLQLPPIRVGDANILLSAQIPSATNSKQPEHSTVVVNAKSAELIKMPTITNVSGGVIMPGSSSSSSVPIITAVQGNYQPQSSNSHCTATDGSFPPGTSMPVITRVEGGVVGMATIKPAPSLGGTKIIISPTKFTGVPIITSVCSVGSSMQKQTQVEDDALMLEAERVAIEMIKDTGLPRSIIYKCVFKGCNSVMTDGTHMRKHLTFTHQPSNQYTCVHCKGKPTFRDILLLTQHLKTHETQRIFCFVCDYKGSFPPEVIKHVKDVHKTGQPTIHFLNPKKNDPNNDIIIFAPGQPKETEKKAFYKKLIDLYNHKLQAALVQQKTHFTPEECDSLPKQAIFSQVVFCSKCQYNTKVRLNMFRHLKGHLNDLPVSNVDPKNPVPCWGQGEKHFDRMRNPAASSQEDDDLIQSLCFVKENKRYICGAPDCRYLTINETMLRSHLTTLHVDVKEYKCPHCPAVHVSPGQMEVTTVLEHLKLHDKELYRCSKCSLFLNNKAEIEQHVSEKHSTTPNASIFVIRDGSTAGSVASITTEDEVIFKWKCDVCKFKSVSVGDMRSHMLETHNITAKYRCSRCLYSCSNKSLFPAHFEKQHPGCDILVLSMYKAIEEGDDSRADTTPLWRRETNKTRSIRGIEVEEDDDESKDDESEQHLDTYQPEVYTITLDSPDDTCTSEPGTSGNKRKIPSESDSVNPIKLSRQDDSGIIKAFKCGQKGCSYEHDFGSGIVSHFKVEHPNEKPSVLRNILANPQQSRFDYYMKYACFYCIKKTDTIKELHHHWSQLHRMAGRRSQDKPFLFRTAKIILCFYCRKGMTAPEMKSHFTSCHGGMPAIYLDFRNPKRCAECDYVMGNNKQDMIKHFSTEHRQENEYSKGWIDYLTDDIIDKILGLNCVTFGCEKCDFTTQNNSNFTSHYALEHPGEMVEFNEFPINKKIVYYCSYNNCKADFDNERDIAQHILQHIPVFKCMSNEGLCTTQFRSFTMLVQHCQATHPHQDLHYALKTPDEYKNVLRLVSIQFWNGFVMSLEDARQAGNRYGSYAGFFKHVDDLCAESVAAGTEIL; from the exons ATGGCTGAAGCAGAAGATAAAAGCTCTTCATACGAGAAAGTATGGGATCGTGTAAAAGTATATATACCGTTTTTGCAAGAGTTAATTACCGAATACAAAAATGATACGCAGCAAAATCGGCAGCAACAGCTGCAAAAGATAACAACGATGTATGATCTTTTGACAAACCAAAG gTTAAATCATGGGTCGCTGTTAAAATGTGAAACAGTACTTATAAAACTCTACGAAACG AATTCATCCAAAAAGAAAATTTCAGGGAAACCAATTCCGGAAACTACAccgcgatcgcccgaggagatTACTACTCCGCGGTCACCCGCGGAAATTACTTCTCCCCGATCGCCCGCGGAAGTTACTTCTACGCGGTCGCCCGCAGAATTTACTACTCCGCGGTCACTCGTAGCTGTCGTCGAAAGTGATACTCCGGCGTCACCCTGTGCTCTAGATGATCCCGTTGAACCCTCATCTGTTGAAGAAACTCCGCAATCTTTGTCTGAGAACACGATTGAACCAAACAGTTCAACAAATAACGGGAGTACAAACTCTTGTGGAGTCACGAAAAAGTCTGCATTATCTGAGAACACAATTGAACCAAATAGTTCAAAAAATAACGAGAGCTCTTATGGAGTCATGAATAAGCCTCCACTATCGCTGGAAGAAGTCACACGACTGATAAGCGATAAACCGCAAACAAACGTGATTCGTTCGGATGACGAAAAAAAACTGTCCAAGAGCATGAACGATGCGTTGAAGATATTAGCGAAGGATTTTCAAAAGTCAGCCTCCGAACAGGCACGGACATCTCGCTACAATGATTCTCAGAACAGTGCACCATACAGCAGAACGCCACATTCCCCACCGTATAGTGGGGGTGGACCTGCTCCGATGGATTCCTCCCGTCCGTCTACCTATATGCGTAGCGTTTGGGAATCAGAAAACGTTTCCCACGGAGATTTTCCGCATTCTGTAAACAATTCATTCCGTAACGTAACTGTACAAAACTACAGACAACCTGAAACAACATTTCGACCTAAATCACCTCCTTTGTACAGACGTCGCGACGATCTCCCTATACCGGATCGACGTCGGGAAGATTTTCCCACGGAAGATCGACGCCTTACGAATGACCGAATGGATATATCCCCGTTGTATTCTCCACCATCTGAGGGTTTGTCACCATCTAATTCTTCAAAAATTAAAGATCCACGTCTCAGAAGGGCGGTGAATACTCCTTTTGGGGTACATTCTCCCGTAGAGCAGTTTGGATATGATCAGATACAACCACACTTCCCAACGGTAAAAAATAATGATCCACGACTCAATCGTAGCAGCTATAATTCAGCCCCTCCAATACCTGCTCCGAATCAGTTACCGAAGTGTATAGCTCCGAATCCAGACCTCCCATTAGATCATGGCAAAAAAGAACCACCAAAGCGCCGCCCAAGTATTTGTGTCAAACAGGTTATAATAGAAGAGTTACCATTGGAGCCAGTTCTGCCCTCTGCATCATTCCCCAACAGGCGACCAAGCGTTTGCGCTGATTCTGTTCCATTTCACGGAATGAATTTTATGCCCCCTATCAATTCACACCAACCGATTTCGCCATTGCTTCCACCACCGAACGTGATACCGCCATTACTTCCACCGTCAAACGCGATTCCGTCATTTCTTTCACTACCAAGTGCGATTCCGCCAATGTTCCCACCACCAAATGCAATTCCAATAATATCTCCCCATTCTATCGAAGCACCTTCGGTAGCTGAACGAGACCCACGGAGGAAGCACCTACCACCTGGTGCGGAATATATTAAAAATCCACACACGAAATATAATCGTTCGATGGCTGGACCAAGTAAGGCACCACTCACATATCTGGAATACCGTCGGCAGAAAGAAATGCGCGAAAAACAAGCAATGATAGGTCGACAGCAGATGAATGATACGGAAAACTTTGGCGAAAGGGTAGGGAATAAAACGGACGAAGAAATCGATGTTACCATAGGAATGGTCCCAAATAAAAGTCGCGTAGCTGCCAAGGCATACGCTAAACCAGTAAAGGGCTCAACGTGGAAGGAACGGTCTCCATATCACCCGAAGGATGCAAAACAATCATCCATGAAGCCACATGGAAAACACCACAAAAACTATTCAACgaataaatatgataaaaaacaaaactcatcatcggAGAGGGAAAAATCGACATCGAAAGCTAAAGATTCGTTTGGCGAGCAACTGTCACAGTTCGATAAAATGTATCGTAGTGGTGATTTTTCCAAGAAACCTGTGTCTGGTGGCATGGGTGTGTTCAAAATTCCTAAAATAAAACGTATCGAAACTTCTGTATCCAAGGAAATTTCGAGCGAATGGACCGACGAAAGTGAAAAGTCTGTATCCGAGCAAGCCAACGAGAAGGCACAATGCAAATCTTTAGAGCCTTTGAACAGTAATGATGATGATATGTGGGATGTTGAAGATTCCAATAAGATTTCCGTCCCTACCGAGAGCGAGAAGAAGGTGGTACCAAGCGAGGCGCCAGCTAAGAAAGCCCCGCAAAGTCTGAAGTCTCTAGATGACGATGACCTTTGGGATACTGAATCCAACTTGGAAAATAATCAAACGCATTCTTCTGGTAACGAAATCGATCCACCAGTTGAGGAAAAAGATGAGTTTGTGGTTCCCAAACTGCCTGTTTCTCGCAAAACGTTGCGCAGAAGAAACTCAGTTGTCTCCAATGAACGGAACGATGAGCCAACCAGTGTTCCAGCTTCAATGACAGCGATAAGCCGTAGAATGACGCGTCGAAATTCTATCGCCATCTCCGGAGAACAGGCCGAAAATAACGGGATAAATGAGAGTCTCGGCAAAAAACCGATCAATAGTGATAATGAGGAGACCTCATATGAAGCAGATGAAGATGCTATAGTGCCACGTCGTAAGAAGAGAAAGGCTATAATAGATGACGATGATGGGGATGATCCAGAACCTACACCTTCTAGTTCCGCCAACCATCTGTCATTGGTAGCACAGGAAAGTGGCGACGACGTTGTTTCGAGTACTACTAACGAAGCGAAAACGTGCAGACCATCTAAGAAACGTACGCGAAAAGGCAAAACGAGTACGAACCTGGCCAGTGAAAGTGACGACCAGGTTGAGAATGACGGCGCCTCGGTGGAAACCATTTCAACTGCTGCTGAAGTTAGTGATTCAACGGCTGCGTCTACCGTTCAAGTTGCCGATGAAAGCAAATCAACTGGCGAAGCAGAAGAATCTGTAAAAATTGAAACAGAGGAAGACGTTTCTAAAGATTCGAATAATAAAGCTCAGCTTTTGGCTATACTAAGCCAAATttgcggcgagaaaaaaatgaagaaaattcaGGAGATTATAGAGAGTTCAGGTGACAAAGCGTTAACGAACGAAGATACGACAGATAAAGATTCAAGTGCTGAGCACGTTGCAAGTAGCAGTGAAGGTTCGACATCTACGTCTATCACATCATCTAATGAATCTTCCAAAAAGGAAAAAGCAAACGTGAAGCGAAAAACCAAATCTGAACTGGATAAATTAAACGCAGATATCGCTGAAATGTACATCAGGGATGGGGTATTGAATGCGACTGGTAGAAGGAGCTGTACGAAGAAGTACGAGCCGGTATTCGAGCCAAACATGAATTCAACGCCGAAGGCAGCTGGTCGCACAAAAAGAGGCAGAAAGCCAGGAGtgaaaaaaatagtcaaaacaAAACTTCCGGAAGTACCTCTTGAACTGAAAAATTTGAAGGTTGTGGTCGTTAAGATGGACCTTGAAAAAATTGAGACGGACCATGGAAGGCAGAATATTCTTACAGAAATCAAAATGGTGGCAGATAACGAAGAATCGCCGAAATCAAGGCAATTGAAACGGAGCAGCCTCGACACAGCTGCCCTGCcttcaaagaagaaaaaaatagacATGTCCGGCAAACAGACTACAACATGCGCTTCGAAAGTATATACACCCAAACCAGTGGCGAAAAACACCAATCGGGAACTGCATAGCAAAAGTGATAAATCAAAAGATTGCGCCTTGTGTTCCTATACTGGAACATATCCCTCTATTGTGCAACATTACGTACGTAATCATCCGCTACATGAAGTGTACGTCAGTCGTATTTCTAATGCGATGGCCAACAAAATACGAAAAGAACCGATGACTGTAACAGGATTTATGCACGATCAAAATATTACATTCCAGTGTATTTTCTGTCAAGAACAGTTTAGcaagaaaaaatacaactgGAAACTGCATCTGGCCAGTCACACCGGCGAATATAGATACAAGTGTAGTAACTGCACCATCAAATCGCTGACGCCCTGTACAAACTCACATGACAGTGAATGTGTTGGTCCTGCGATGGAAGTGGCGAATGAGCTACTGTTCGAAGAAAACCACATATTCGGTTACATGTGTCGAGTGTGCAACTACGTCCAACTATCTAAAGCCAATATGGAAAACCATTTGCGCGAAGAACATGAACGACAGAACACTACCAGAGGAAATCTTCGCTTCAGCATTTTGAATTACGAGACTCGGGAAGAATCTGATCTAGTAGCATCACAAGAGACGATTGATTCTGACGTTTCTATGCCAGAGTTAAGCCCACAGGTACCGCAAAGCACAAGCGATATGTCTGCGTTCATTCCGAGTGCAAACGATGAGATAGAGTCGCTGAAAGTGTTGAATGATCGGAATTTTGCATCTCCAACAAAACCATCCATCATAGACAAGTTGAAGAAAAACTTCGACGAACTAATGCAAAAGAACACAGCGGAGACCCAGCTCACGGTTGAAAAGACCAAACGATCTGCTCCCTCCAATGACAATATTCCCATGCCAGTTCCTTTAGCGCTAAAAGAGGAAAAGATAGACATTTTCGAGGGAAAGAAAGTGGTTTCGAACATAGGTTACAATCAAATTGGTGGTGAAACATGGTACCTCTGTCTGGTCGGTGTCTGCAAACATGCCACAAGAGAACGATCTGAAATGTATTGTCACGTCGGAGAATACCATAGCGATGCCGTTTGGGATGGCTATTGTTATCTATGTACAGCGAATGTCACCGATGATGAGTCCAACTATCTGGCGAAAGAAGTCAAGCACATGGCTGTTGTCCACATAAAGGACCATACTGCATTCGAAGAGATGATTGCTGTACCATCCCAAGATACTGCCTCTACATCACTTGAAGATCGACCTCTACTGAAACTGCGAAAACTACCGGGAGATAAACTCTCTGCTGAAACGGTAATCGATGGAGATGTCGGAGATCCCATTAACCTGAAAGTTTGGTTAGATGCTGCGACTAGAAAATGTCAACCGCACTGTTTAAATATGCtggaactgaaaagtttattttgcTTTTACAAATGTATGGGTGTGAGCTGTTGTTTCACCACAACTTTAGAAAACTTAATGAGGAAACATTTGGACAACCACGATTTGGTGGGGGACATGACCGGAACAGGCCCAACTAAGAGCTGGCTAGAGTGCGCTTACTGTGAGATCATAGCTGAGAGTACGGCAGAACTGATAGCGCATCTCAAAAGCGTTCACAGCGATAGTGCACACCAATGTGCCTATTGCTTCTACCGAAGTCGGGAAGCGTACAACGTTTTACTTCATCAGAATATTCACCACAAGAAGCTCAAACAACAAATACTAGTGATTGAGAGCGAGAAAAAGCCGTTAACTTCGGCGGATCACGAGATTTTGGATCGTCGTCGAGTCGAGAACATTTTGCCGTTGATATGCACAG CATGCAATGCCGAGTTTTATGTTCTAGATGCCTTTATGTCCCACTTGAAAGACGATCACACGGATCTGAATATGATAACTTGTCAGTGCTGTAAGGAAAATGTTCCAAAACTTAAAGTTCCACGCCACTTGCTCGTCCACAAAATTGGAATATACGAGTGTATGTTCTGCCAATATGGCAGCAACACGATGGAAGCAATTCAGTTTCACGTCTGTAATCGACATCCAACGGAACCGATGTATTGTTGTGTGCGTTACAACAAAACGCCAGGAAAG ATAAAGGAAGCGTCGTTGAAGTCGTTATACGAAGGAATCATAGATAACAATGTGTATGTTTACTGTCCGTTCAAGAACGAGGAGCTCAATTATAAATCTCCCGACACCAAAAGTAATTTTGAAATTAACTTTGCTGTCAAACCTGTGGTGATTCCGCTCCAACTGCCACCGATCAGAGTTGGTGATGCGAATATTCTCTTGAGCGCACAAATTCCTTCAGCAACAAATTCGAAGCAACCTGAGCATTCTACGGTTGTCGTCAATGCGAAATCTGCGGAGCTTATCAAAATGCCTACAATAACGAACGTGTCGGGTGGCGTAATAATGCCcggatcatcatcatcatcatcggttCCAATTATCACCGCTGTCCAGGGAAACTATCAGCCACAATCAAGCAACTCTCACTGTACTGCGACGGATGGCAGCTTCCCGCCAGGAACCAGTATGCCAGTTATAACTAGAGTAGAAGGCGGTGTCGTTGGTATGGCCACAATAAAGCCAGCCCCGTCTTTGGGCGGTACGAAAATCATTATTTCGCCCACTAAATTCACCGGGGTTCCCATTATAACCAGCGTTTGCAGCGTCGGAAGTTCAATGCAGAAGCAAACACAGGTGGAAGACGATGCGTTGATGCTAGAAGCTGAGCGTGTCGCAATTGAAATGATCAAAGACACAGGATTACCAAGGAGCATAATTTACAAATGTGTCTTTAAAGGTTGTAATTCAGTTATGACAGATGGTACACATATGCGCAAACATCTTACTTTCACTCACCAGCCATCCAATCAGTACACATGTGTACATTGCAAGGGTAAACCGACTTTCCGTGACATATTGTTGCTTACACAGCATCTTAAAACGCATGAGACCCAACGAATTTTCTGCTTTGTATGCGATTACAAAGGATCGTTTCCCCCAGAAGTTATAAAGCATGTTAAAGATGTTCACAAAACAGGCCAACCTACGATACATTTCTTGAACCCCAAGAAAAATGACCCGAATAACGACATCATAATATTTGCCCCAGGCCAACCGAAGGAAACTGAGAAAAAagcattttacaaaaaattgattgatttgtataatcACAAATTACAAGCGGCTTTGGTGCAACAGAAGACGCATTTCACACCGGAGGAATGCGATAGCCTGCCCAAACAGGCTATATTTAGCCAGGTGGTGTTTTGCAGCAAATGTCAGTACAATACAAAGGTTCGTTTGAATATGTTCAGACACTTGAAGGGCCATCTTAATGATCTGCCAGTTTCGAATGTGGATCCAAAAAATCCAGTTCCGTGCTGGGGTCAGGGCGAAAAACACTTTGATCGAATGAGGAATCCGGCCGCCAGTTCACAGGAGGATGACGATCTCATCCAATCGTTGTGCTTTGTGAAGGAAAATAAACGTTACATATGTGGAGCTCCCGATTGTCGATATCTCACGATTAACGAAACAATGCTACGGAGCCATCTCACGACTCTACACGTCGATGTTAAGGAATACAAATGCCCTCACTGTCCCGCTGTTCATGTGTCACCCGGTCAAATGGAAGTAACAACGGTCCTCGAGCATTTGAAGCTGCACGACAAAGAATTGTACAGATGCAGCAAATGTAGCTTGTTCCTCAACAACAAGGCTGAAATCGAGCAACACGTTAGCGAGAAGCATTCAACGACAccaaatgcatcgatttttgtCATACGAGACGGTAGCACTGCTGGCAGTGTTGCAAGTATCACAACAGAAGATGAGGTGATATTCAAATGGAAATGTGACGTTTGCAAGTTTAAGAGCGTCTCCGTGGGAGATATGCGATCGCATATGCTAGAGACGCACAACATTACTGCCAAGTACCGCTGTTCCAGGTGTCTGTACAGTTGCTCCAATAAGTCTTTGTTCCCCGCCCACTTCGAAAAACAGCATCCGGGCTGTGATATTTTGGTGTTGTCTATGTATAAGGCGATAGAAGAAGGGGATGATAGTCGGGCAGATACGACACCACTTTGGCGTAGAGAAACGAATAAAACCAGAAGTATTCGAGGAATAGAAGTAGAAGAGGATGACGACGAGAGCAAAGATGATGAGTCAGAACAACACCTCGATACCTATCAACCCGAAGTGTATACGATAACCCTGGATTCCCCTGATGATACGTGTACCAGTGAACCAGGAACTAGTGGCAACAAACGAAAAATCCCATCAGAAAGCGATTCCGTAAATCCGATCAAACTAAGCAGACAGGATGATTCGGGAATTATAAAAGCCTTCAAATGTGGCCAAAAAGGTTGCTCATATGAACATGATTTCGGCTCTGGTATCGTATCCCACTTCAAAGTGGAACATCCAAACGAGAAGCCATCTGTGTTGAGAAATATACTGGCTAATCCTCAACAATCACGTTTTGATTATTACATGAAGTACGCTTGCTTCTATTGTATCAAGAAGACGGATACCATTAAAGAATTACATCATCACTGGAGTCAGCTGCATAGAATGGCTGGACGACGCAGCCAGGATAAACCCTTCCTATTCCGTACCGCAAAGATAATCCTTTGCTTCTATTGTCGGAAAGGCATGACAGCGCCAGAAATGAAATCTCATTTTACTTCGTGTCACGGTGGAATGCCTGCAATTTACCTAGATTTTCGTAACCCTAAACGTTGTGCTGAATGTGACTACGTGATGGGCAACAACAAACAAGATATGATAAAACATTTCAGCACCGAACATAGACAGGAGAATGAGTACTCCAAAGGGTGGATCGATTATTTAACTGATGATATAATTGATAAAATTCTGGGATTGAATTGTGTAACTTTTGGTTGTGAAAAGTGTGATTTTACCACCCAAAACAATTCCAATTTCACCTCACACTACGCATTGGAACATCCCGGCGAAATGGTGGAATTCAACGAGTTCCCGATCAACAAAAAGATAGTCTACTACTGCTCGTATAACAACTGTAAAGCTGATTTCGACAATGAGCGAGATATAGCGCAGCACATCCTTCAGCACATACCGGTTTTCAAGTGCATGTCTAATGAAGGATTATGTACAACGCAATTTCGTTCATTCACAATGCTGGTTCAACATTGCCAGGCGACCCATCCGCATCAAGATTTACATTACGCATTGAAAACCCCGGATGAATATAAAAATGTGTTACGATTGGTATCTATTCAGTTTTGGAATGGCTTTGTAATGTCGCTTGAGGACGCACGTCAAGCAGGTAACCGATACGGTAGCTACGCTGGATTCTTCAAACATGTTGACGATCTATGTGCAGAATCGGTAGCGGCAGGGACCGAAATTTTATAA